tcaaaggttttgtggactgatgagatgagagtaACTCTTGACGGACCAGATGGATGGGCCCGTGGTTGGATCAGTAACGGACACATAGCTCCACTTTgactcagacgccagcaaggtggaggtggggtactggtatGGGCAGACATTATTAAAGATGAGCTAGTTGGACCATTTCGGGTTGAAAATGCACTCAAAATCAACTCTCAGACGAACTGGCAATTTTTAGAAGACACTTTCTTCAAGCAGTGGTACAGCAAAAAGTCTGCATCTTTCAAGAAAACTTTGATTTTTATGCAAGAAAACCCTCCATCACATGCAACAAAGTACTCCACTGCATGGCTGACCAGCAAAGGCCTTAAAGATGAAAAACTAATGTCGTGGCCCCCTTCTTCACCTGATTTAAAGAGTGCCTGGCAGGTTGTGGTTGCGGCAGCACAAAAAGTTGATTCTGACCAGATCAAGAAACTTACTGACTCCGTGAATGGAAGGCTTGTGACTGCTATTGAAAAGAGGAgtggctatattggtcactgttgtttttttggggggggggagggggagttcagaaatgtttatttgtaaattttGAGTTTGTTTATTATTCTCACTTTAACAGGTGAAAATAAACAAGTGAGATGGGAAAATCATTTACTTGCATAATATGTTTGCACACTAATAGTTACCTAATAATGGTGTACATATAGATATTCTCTTAAGAAAGCCCAAACTTCACTTTTACTACTTAAATGTTCAGGTTTGAGggtttgttaacattttggattgaccaagagcactgtagttgtacaataacaaaatgaatactcaaaaatacaacttggCAAATAATTGTGCACGCACTGTATTTAAATAGCTCAGTCAACGGTCAGTTTTCTTTATTAACCATCTATTGAAAGTTTGTAtgctgtaaataaaaaatactgtaaatgcaatTTACAATAAGAGGTTGAataattttgagtgcaactgtatATGTTGTCCATATCCACAAAAAAGAGATACTGTGTTTAAATATGAACAATAGAAGGAGAGTAGAATTAGGGTCAAAGTTGAATTGGCACTCAATTTAACGCTAGGTTCTGTGAACACATCAAATAACCACAAATTCACTGGATCTGTGTTTTCATGTTAAACTGCTTCATCAATTTCATACAATTTATTTCTATGTGGTGTTGATGTCCCAATCACAGTGTTATTAGCATACACTGAACTAATCCATTTAGTAGTCTGACGTACTGTATCAATCTAGCACTTTGAAGAAATCCATTAATCAACCAAGTCACTTTCAGATGTAGTGACCTTCTGTCTGTGTACTTGTATGggttttatgtacagtattagtAATTATTTCACTCTGCATAGCAAACAcattaacgttttttttttttttatttgctcacTATCAAGACTGATATCAAGGCTGATATCCTTGACCTTAATCATCATGTGTAATCCTCATGTGTGAGCATGCTAGTTGTTTCAGATGATTTTTAATCTCTGTCGTTCAATGTTCTTGAGTACTTCTACATACAAGATGGTCCTCaggttcctagactgtgatttaagttgaattttagtgtaagtcggaatttacctaaattaactcccaaGTCACTCTCACTGCTCTGCTTCTTACTCCTACTCCTGTgaacatatccatccatccattttctatgccgcttgtcctcattcgggtcatggggtctgcagcctatcccagccagtcaatcacagggcacatatagacaaacaaccattcacattcataacaatggacagtttagagtcgccaattaacctagcatggaTGTTTTTTGGAAATTGGGAGGAagccggggagaacatgcaaactccacacagagatgtccaacggaaaTTTGAATCCAGATgttctgatctcctgactgcgtggccaacatgctaaccactcggcccacGGTGTGGCCCCCGTGAACATGTGATATACTTCAGTGTAAGcttttatgcatgtttgaaataaactaaacaataaacactgtacacagaacaaatGAAGGACATACAAAAATGGAGTCACGAAAAGACTGAATACAAGAAGCAGTActaaaaagagaacaactccttATTTTTATTCCTCATGCTAATCTGGAAGGATagcctcctcttctcctcccagatttGTTTGTAGCAGTGcatggaatccatgaccccaTGAACATTCTTTAGCATTCAATCTTTACCTttaatgatggtcgcgacaGTCAAGAGGTTGAGACCAAAAGAGCGGCCAATATTGTTAGATGTTTCTGCTTTCTCTGAACTTTTTATGATGGTCATTTTTACTTCCATAGTGATGGATTTGGTTTTCTTTGGCGtactgccgcttgggagacaaAATGCATTGTGTCACACAGCTCTGCTGTTTAATGGCGTCGGTTGGTTCCGGTGGGTGGGACTCAGTGACAACATCCATcgtttaatttgcataattggcagTTACATAAAATTTAactttttggtttttgtcataagaaatgtgcaacattatctcatgtttgtaagccttatttaacaacagaacatgaagccATGGACTTACCGATGTCTAGCCTTGTTATTTTCCTGGTATGCTTTCATTTTGAAGGTGTAACTTTATCAGCTGCAAGAAGTAGTGTGCTGAGGTTGCCCGAGTTGCAGAGTGGACCCAAAGGTCACAATTGCTTGAGGTTGTGGCTAAAAAAGCTTGCATTGTGGAAAATGCCATGAAAATACGACAGATTTCATTTCTTTCAGCAGTGGACCTATGtgccattaaaacaaaaaaaaagtatgttgtTTGCAATACACCACGTAAGTGTGTGCTGATTCTAAAGATGTACATGTCAATGTACATGTCATTGCATGTCATCGGACATGTCAGATCTACCTATATATTGTAGAGTAACGTATTGCCGCTGGAGTACCCGGCATGCGTTGCCAGCACTAtgtaaataacagttaaagTTACGAGTTTGTGTTAGCTTAGTCGTTCTTATCCACATAGAATGATAGTAAGGGGGTATACGGCGAAAGTGGctccacaaacccaggctttgtgctcaagatgcaactcaaaAAAACCTAACGTCCGCAACCAGACTTGATTAGTTCCGCGACCATGGTTAtgaacttactttgtcaagtccggttttccgCTTTGTGATATGTGCGCGTTTACATGAAAGGGGGCATTTGACGttatattattctacttccgctgaaaagagGAGCGATACCacccagtgtattttacaaaaaatgagtacgtaATTATTATGAAGCATTACGAGAAGTttccaaaagattatgactgctaaaagcaacactgtcgccgccaatacagtgagggaggactgctggcataccagcatgcagcgtgtgaatgTGCAAGGTAACACTGATTATGAAGCGGGCTCCTGGTTATGTTCGCCTTAGGCCCCCAAATTGATAAATCCGCCACTGGCTGCAGCTGAAACTTCTGCTATGCAGACGTTTACCATCAGTTGAACAGTTggatttcttttcattttgatgattataactgaaaactaatgaaaatcccaaattcagtgtttcagaaaattagaatacttttgaccaattaaaaaaaaaaaaaagattttagaaATGTTGGCCAACTGAAAAGAATGAACATGCACAGCACTCAATACTTGATTGGGACTCATTTTGCCTGAATTACTGTAGCAATATGACGTGGCATGGAGTCGATCAGTCTCTGACAGTGGCCTTCAGCTCTTCTGCATTGCTGTGTCTGGCCTGTCACATTTTCCTCTTGACAATACCCCATAGATTTTCTATGGAGTTGAGGTCAGGCGAGTTTGCTGGCCAATTAAGGACAGGGATACCATGGTGCTTAAACCAGGTACTGGTAGTTCTGGCACTGTGTGCAGGTGCCAAGTcctgttggaaaattaaatctGCATCTCCCTAAAGTTGGTCAGCAGCgggaagcatgaagtgctctaaCTCTTTAACTTCCTGGTAGACGGCTGCACTGACCTTGGACCACACACAATGGACCAACACCAGCGGATGACATGGCACCCCAAACCATCGTTGACAGTGGGAACTTTACGGTGGACCTCAGGCAATGTGGATCCTGTGCCTGTGCTCtcttcctccagactctggGACCTTGATTTCTAAAGGAAAtgaaaaatttacatttattcGAGAACATAACTTTGGACCACTGAGCActcaacagtccagtccttttTGTCCTTAGCCCAGGTGAGATGGTTCTGacgatgttttttgttcaagaGTGGCTTGACACGAGGAATACGACAGCTGAAACCCATGCCTTGCATACGTCTGTGCATGGTGACTCTTAAAGCACTGACTCTAGCTGCAGTCCACTCTTTGTGAATCTCTCCCACATTTTTGAATGGGTTTTGTTTCACAAACCTCTCCCGGGTGCGGTTATCCCTATTGcttatacacttttttttttgttttttaccacaTCTTTTCCTTCCCTGCGACTTTCTGTTAATATGCTTGGGCACAGACCTCTGTGAACAGCCAGCTTCTTTAGCAATGACCTTTTGTGTCTTGCCGTCCTTGTGCAAAGTGTCAGTGATTGTCTTTTGGACAACTGTCAAGCCAGCAGTCTTGATTACCCCATGATTATGTAGCCTCCAGGACTAGACTGAGACCATTTAAAGGCCTTTGCAGGTGTTTTGAGTTAATTAGCTGATTACAATGGTACATTAGGTGTCTTAAATATTAACCTTTTcaccatccatcaattttctatgccgcttgtcctacttagggtcgcaggggtatgctggagcctatcccagctgactttgggcgaaaggcggggtacaccctggactggtcgccagccaatcgcagggcacatatagacaaacaaccattcacactcacattcacacctatggacaatttagagtcgccaattaacctaacatgcatgtttttggaatgtgagaggaaaccagagtacccggagaaaacccacacacgcacagggagaacatgcaaactccacacagagagcgaagagtcgaacccagatcttctcaatctcctgactgtgtggcctacatgctaaccactcagccaccgggTGGCTTGAACCTTTTcacaatattctaattttctgatACTGAATTTGGGGATTTCATTAGCTCTTATAATTATCAAAATTAAAATCAATATACACTTGGAATATATCAGTCTGTGTGCAATGCATCTATATAATATATGAGTTTGACTATTTGAATAGAATTACTGAAATACATCAACTTTTtcatgatattctaatttattgagcagcacttgtatatttctttgtCAGAGATCCCTGGCTTCCTGTCTGAGGAGGAGTGCCGAGTGGTGGTGCAGCTGGCTCACCTGAAGGGTCTGATGGAAAGCCAGATGACAGCAGGCAGCAAGGAGCAAGACGAGTCAAACCAGCCACTTCTTTCTCTGAGCACTGAGGAGGTCTTTAGTCTGTTGGATCTGAACCAGGATGGGCTGCTACAGAAACAGGAGGTGACATTTGAAAACAAATTACTGTATTGTCATTTACATGTTGTTTAGATAACTATCAATCAGCAAAAGAATCAACATTTGTTCCAGATTGTGAGTCACTCACTCTCTCAAGATGGGACTTGGTTGAGTCCGGACAACCTGCGTCAGATACTCACTGGTCTGAAAGACTGCTCAACAGGTTTGTTTTACTGCCGTGTTAgtgatggtaatggtttaatttattttgaacatgcatacatgttgCATTGTAATATATCACaaaatacaattcacagttctacatgtccaaaaggaaaaggaagaagcagagtttatttaatcctacccccccatccatttcatatcagttgcaatacatttgttcacttcctgtattacaaatgtactctttgccagtcAATACAAATGATAGGGTAGTATAACAAtttgataaataataatgatacataatcataaatatataataacgaTAGCTGATGAaaaggttaatagttgacagaaacgtaattggataatgagtgagtacacagTACAGACTGTACTCacctggaaaaataaataaataataataatacatttaaaacgtAATAAGAGTTAGTAGTGAGTGTTACAGTGATTAGACatagtacattgtttgagttccttactcaatccgttacataatttgattccacatagtGAAATGTTGAAGGTTTTaagcgttgttctcgcgtatgagtgttttaagtttactttttcccaaaggtcatagttctcctctcttgttgagaagaatttaataacatttttgggtagcaggttattgttggctttcattttagctgtttgaaaatttactcgatcagcaaattttagtaattgtcattttagaaataaagggtttgtatgttctcgaTACGctgcattatggattatccaaaatgatctttttttttagcacgGTTAGCAAGttaagtgtacttttatagtcatttccccatatctccacacaataagttagatatggtaataccagagagcgaTAGAGAGTATGCAGTGCTTTTTTGTCTAAAACAAATTTTTCTTTATTCAGCATTGAATTGTTTCTtgacactttatgttgtatatttttaatgtgagatttccagctcatattgTCATCTATTAGgacccccagaaatgtattttcattcacctttTCAGTGTCCACACCACCAATTTGTATTTCCACCCAAATGTCCTTTCtggtattaccaaatagcattattttagttttacttaagttcagggatatCCTGTTTAGTTTAGTCAATTCATCTGTGTGAATTTTCCTATTAGCTCTTCAGTTAGCTTTCACCCgaacaaaatgcagtagtatcGTCAGTACATGTGTGATGGATTTCATTTGGAAAAACAGAAGCTTTAATGTTTTTGTATAAGTACAGGGGTTGCAGTTTTGGGCtgactgaaatgctgtgagACTCTGAATGTAACGTATGAATGTTGTAAGTTATTTGGTCGTGCACAATGTACCAAATTATACAAGGAGGGGAAAAAGGTGGAAGTTTCAGTCCAAAGTGAATAGAAATagatgtgttttttgtcctTCTGATGTAGTTATTGTTGAGCAAATCACAAATTTTAAATGACAGACCGTGGTGCTCTGGTTAGACTAAAGATCTTGCAGGTGGCTACAAGTGGGTgcaaatttgtttgttttgagacCGGAAAAGCATCAacgcttttttttcccccccaacctcttttttaaaatttccccCGTATACCTGTATTCCCACAGCCCCACCTCCATATCAAACCTCACCCGCCTGTCCTCTAGCCAGAGCTATTATCATAGTGGAAAGGGGTGGAGGAGGTTCTCCCTTAAAACTGGGGGAAACTGGCGCGGGGTCTGGCCTTTTTTTGGGCAGAGTAACAGCATGTATTTGCACAATAGAGTAAGTGATATTCGGAGTTCATTTAACTGAATGAGTGGTTCACTAATGGATTAGATGCGTATGTGTTTCCACACTTGACAGGGCTGAACCTGGAGGAGTTTAAGCATGTTTACGATGTGTCCCAAGACCCAGGACAAGAACAAAGTGAGAAGCTCCGCAGTGTGTTCAAGCAGAGAAGCAAGCATACGTGGCTTCATCAAGGCCCTGAATCCCATCATGTGTTACAGACACTAAGGAACCGGTAActttacagtacacacacacacacacacacacacacacacacacacacacacacacacacacactttatgcGTGCTCACCTTCTGCATCCTGGTCTGGTATGGCAATACCACCAGCCAAGATAGGCAACAGCTGGAGAAGGTGGTACGCAGGGCCTCTAAAATCTTCCCACATTAGCCTCACACTACAACACCAGAATTGCCAGGAAAGCCAAGAACATCACCTCCGACCCCACTCACCCAGCACACcatctattcacactcctaccattaGGTAGAAGGTACCGCAGCATCACATACAATACCACACGTTCTAGGGACAGCACCTACCCACAAGCCATCCGCCACTTGAATATGCGCTAACACTTACAGGACTCCACTACCGACCTACTACCTCTTCTGCTTATTTTCCACGCTGTTACTCCAGCAGCCCTGTACAACCATGCACTTTTATCAATGCGCTTTTTCAATGTTTGTACGCTGTCATTCCTGTCTTCTATGTACTGTTTTTGCCCCTTccttagttttgtttttctagTTGTATTGTTGTGATTGTATTGTCAAACTGTGGGCACACCAAATACATTCCTAGCAACTGTATACCTACCTATACTGTTGAAATGGCTAATAAACTTTAAACTTTATCTCACCTCTAAAAGTGCATTTACTTTTACCACTCTTACAATTTGCTCAGAGTAATCAGCCTTACACGTCTGCCTACCGCATTGGTTGAGATGAGCGAGCCTCTACAAGTATTTCGTTATGAGCTCGGCGACTTCAGCAATGCCCATCACGACAGCAGCCCAACCCGTGCAGAGACCGCCTGTGCACACACACGACTGGCTGGAAATGCTTCCATCTTCACAGAGGTTTCCTGCAGGTCTGTCTTTGTTTAATACTGTTGTTATTATAGGGCCTACTTGTTGTGTCATACAGATAACCTGCTGTTTTTTATACAAAATGCTCCTCTTTCTGcatttttcattgtgtcctAGGTATCTTACTGTGTTGATCTACCTGAGCTCTGTAGAGGAGGGTGGCGAGACCACGTTTCCCGTGGCGGACAACCGTACCTACGACGAGCATGTGAGCGTTCTTCTCTCTCAATACATGGTCATAAACAAGCCCTGACACTGGGAAATGAAGACAACTGACCCTGACCTAAATTCTGCTGATAACACGCAGATGGTGCTGACACATGACAAGGAACCGGATACCTTAATTATCACCATGTAGTACAACAACAGATTACACACAAGGTGTTTACAGTTGCATGTGTTCTAGGCATTGATCCAAGATGGAGTTGATTTAGCAGACACCCGGGAGACATGTGGGCGAGGGAACCTGAGGATAAAACCCACTGTGGGGACGGCACTCCTCTTTTACAACCATCTCTCTGATGGTCAAGGTATGAAAAGAAGGATTTAGCAACTGTTTATAATTTAGGGAACACTTGTCTATTGAGCTTAGCACTGTTTAGGATCATGCTTTCTTAAAACCTCTTTATGGAACATTCTTCTTTATTCTTAGTGTGATAACAGCCAATTGATTaagttaaaggggacctattatgttttccctcttttctgacctataaatgttgttacaattttgtattctcgtgttaaacgatgccaacatcagataatgaggtttgcgcatttggaagtgagccccaaaagcagttttggatggctctgcacgctATGTTttacagttgttgtttttttaacacagagtACCATTGATGTCAATGCAACCAAGACTTTTTTATATTGCCATGCCGAGCACCCcagctctgcttcgctctgttcacggtgttagcatgtcgagcaatggctcccaggaaatgtttgttcaggtgtgcctaaaga
Above is a genomic segment from Dunckerocampus dactyliophorus isolate RoL2022-P2 chromosome 1, RoL_Ddac_1.1, whole genome shotgun sequence containing:
- the LOC129179553 gene encoding transmembrane prolyl 4-hydroxylase-like isoform X1, whose translation is METIQDSLQQQEDSGVSDDSSSSPYKPSLRSTRLTAQRSSVCSRAYFVVVMVFFHVYILNVIALLLYVHYNNGHGDPVGDDRPSSPSVSEGESPSLHPAPPPREPRVVEHSHSFRLHRIEGIRVGHVQPVSLVSDRTHKMKTLSLKPLLFEIPGFLSEEECRVVVQLAHLKGLMESQMTAGSKEQDESNQPLLSLSTEEVFSLLDLNQDGLLQKQEIVSHSLSQDGTWLSPDNLRQILTGLKDCSTGLNLEEFKHVYDVSQDPGQEQSEKLRSVFKQRSKHTWLHQGPESHHVLQTLRNRVISLTRLPTALVEMSEPLQVFRYELGDFSNAHHDSSPTRAETACAHTRLAGNASIFTEVSCRYLTVLIYLSSVEEGGETTFPVADNRTYDEHALIQDGVDLADTRETCGRGNLRIKPTVGTALLFYNHLSDGQGWMGELDEYSLHGDCPVKHGLKWVAHCWVNVDPDHQQQARYQRLVAERYQAKSGMEEHSQPLSHIDLHQDL
- the LOC129179553 gene encoding transmembrane prolyl 4-hydroxylase-like isoform X2 codes for the protein METIQDSLQQQEDSGVSDDSSSSPYKPSLRSTRLTAQRSSVCSRAYFVVVMVFFHVYILNVIALLLYVHYNNGHGDPVGDDRPSSPSVSEGESPSLHPAPPPREPRVVEHSHSFRLHRIEGIRVGHVQPVSLVSDRTHKMKTLSLKPLLFEIPGFLSEEECRVVVQLAHLKGLMESQMTAGSKEQDESNQPLLSLSTEEVFSLLDLNQDGLLQKQEIVSHSLSQDGTWLSPDNLRQILTGLKDCSTDPGQEQSEKLRSVFKQRSKHTWLHQGPESHHVLQTLRNRVISLTRLPTALVEMSEPLQVFRYELGDFSNAHHDSSPTRAETACAHTRLAGNASIFTEVSCRYLTVLIYLSSVEEGGETTFPVADNRTYDEHALIQDGVDLADTRETCGRGNLRIKPTVGTALLFYNHLSDGQGWMGELDEYSLHGDCPVKHGLKWVAHCWVNVDPDHQQQARYQRLVAERYQAKSGMEEHSQPLSHIDLHQDL